The following proteins are encoded in a genomic region of Coffea eugenioides isolate CCC68of chromosome 6, Ceug_1.0, whole genome shotgun sequence:
- the LOC113772951 gene encoding protein argonaute PNH1-like, which translates to MPHWQRKHTEQKHLISRTPLQEAMNQNTQSETFKTCEDNTEDTKNSVGKRRRRRRGKGTQLEKIQDITSEICVVSPPLSERSLTFPCRPGYGTLGSKCVVKANHFIAEISEKSLCHYSVTITPEVNSSPLNRAIMKQLVKLHGHTDLGMMLPVYDGRRALYTAGLLPFTVKDFTINLSDLDESMSITKFMVTIKFVAQANMLQCREVLSEKQVETNSQALKIIDVVLRELAAQRYVSVGRFFYSPTLKRPQSLGNGLESWRGFYQSIKPTQMGLSLNIDMSSTAFIEPLPVVEFVAQVLGKDISIRPLSDADRVKVKKALRGVKVEVTHRGNMRRKYRIIGLTSQPTRELIFPVDEEKNMKTVIEYFQEVYKFTIQHSHLPCLQVGSQKKLNYLPMEACKIVEGQRYTKRLNEKQITSLLKFSCQRPQDQELDIMQTIQHNAYKQDPLAKEFGITVDEKLASVEARVLPAPWLKYHDTGKEKEYLPQLGQWNMINKKVINGSTVNYWACINFSRGVQESTACSFCQQLVQMCQDSGMEINCDPVIPIYVARPDQVKKTLGYVYNAAANRLGGKELELLIAILPDNNGSLYGNLKRICETDLGLISQCCLTKHVLKVNKQYLSNVALKINVKMGGRNTVLLDALRWKIPLVSDIPTIIFGADVTHPECGEEYSPSIAAVVASQDWPEVTKYAGLVCAQPRRQELIQDLYRTWKDPRRGTLNGGMIRELLLSFKKSTGQKPSRIIFYRDGVSDGQFYQVLLYELDAIRKACASLEPNYQPPVTFIVVQKRHHTRLFANNHNDKSNIDRSGNVLPGTVVDTKICHPTEFDFYLCSHAGIQGTSRPAHYHVLWDENNFTADEIQSLTNNLCYTYARCTRSVSVVPPAYYAHLAAYRARFYMDPEVHESASRNTTHSAVRPLPALKEKVKNVMFYC; encoded by the exons ATGCCTCACTGGCAAAGGAAGCACACGGAGCAAAAGCACCTTATCTCTCGGACACCATTACAGGAGGCGATGAATCAAAATACCCAATCTGAAACCTTCAAAACATGTGAAGATAACACTGAAGATACTAAGAACAGTGTGGGAAAGAGGAGGAGAAGGAGAAGAGGAAAAGGGACACAACTAGAAAAGATTCAGGATATAACATCGGAAATTTGTGTTGTCTCTCCTCCTCTTTCAGAAAGAAGTCTCACCTTTCCTTGTAGGCCAGGCTATGGAACACTTGGTTCCAAATGTGTGGTAAAAGCCAACCATTTCATTGCTGAAATATCAGAAAAGAGCTTGTGTCATTATAGT GTTACAATAACTCCAGAAGTTAATTCTTCTCCATTGAACAGAGCTATTATGAAACAGTTGGTTAAACTTCATGGACATACTGACTTGGGGATGATGCTTCCCGTTTATGATGGAAGAAGAGCCCTTTACACAGCCGGATTACTTCCTTTTACCGTGAAAGACTTCACCATAAATTTGTCTGATTTAGATGAGTCCATGAGCATCACAAA ATTTATGGTGACGATCAAATTTGTAGCTCAGGCTAACATGCTTCAATGTCGTGAGGTTCTCTCTGAGAAACAAGTCGAGACCAACTCACAAGCTCTTAAGATTATTGATGTTGTACTGAGGGAGCTTGCAGCACAAAG GTATGTTTCAGTTGGGAGATTCTTCTACTCCCCTACTCTTAAGAGACCACAGTCACTAGGCAACGGGTTAGAGTCTTGGAGGGGCTTCTATCAGAGCATAAAACCTACTCAGATGGGGTTGTCACTAAACATTG ACATGTCATCGACTGCGTTTATAGAACCACTTCCAGTTGTTGAGTTTGTTgctcaagttttgggaaaagATATAAGCATAAGACCTTTGTCTGATGCAGACCGAGTAAAG GTTAAGAAAGCCCTTAGAGGTGTCAAAGTTGAAGTTACACACAGGGGAAATATGCGAAGAAAATATCGGATAATAGGGTTGACTTCACAGCCAACAAGAGAACTGAT TTTTCCAGTTGATGAGGAAAAGAACATGAAAACTGTCATTGAATACTTTCAAGAGGTGTACAAATTCACCATTCAACATTCCCATCTACCTTGCCTCCAAGTGGGAAgtcaaaagaaattgaattaCTTGCCAATGGAG GCTTGCAAGATTGTTGAGGGACAGAGATACACCAAAAGGCTGAATGAGAAGCAGATAACTTCTCTGTTGAAGTTCTCATGCCAAAGACCCCAGGATCAAGAATTGGACATTATGCAG ACAATTCAACACAATGCTTACAAGCAAGATCCCCTAGCCAAAGAATTTGGCATTACTGTTGATGAAAAGCTTGCATCAGTTGAAGCTCGAGTTCTTCCAGCTCCATGG TTGAAGTACCACGATACTGGGAAAGAGAAAGAATATCTTCCTCAGCTAGGTCAGTGGAACATGATAAATAAG AAAGTGATAAATGGTAGCACTGTTAATTATTGGGCATGCATTAACTTCTCAAGAGGTGTCCAAGAGAGTACTGCTTGCAGTTTTTGTCAGCAGCTGGTCCAGATGTGCCAAGACTCAGGAATG GAAATCAATTGTGATCCTGTGATCCCAATCTATGTGGCCAGACCTGATCAAGTAAAGAAGACTCTGGGATATGTATACAATGCGGCTGCAAACAGATTAGGAGGAAAAGAGTTAGAGCTTCTTATTGCCATCCTTCCTGACAACAATGGGTCTCTGTATG GTAACCTGAAGCGAatttgtgaaactgatttgggtCTGATCTCCCAGTGCTGCCTCACAAAGCATGTCTTAAAAGTTAACAAGCAGTATCTGTCAAACGTAGCTCTCAAGATTAATGTAAAG ATGGGAGGAAGGAACACTGTGCTTTTGGATGCCTTAAGATGGAAAATTCCTCTTGTAAGCGACATTCCAACAATAATATTCGGAGCTGATGTTACTCATCCTGAGTGTGGAGAGGAGTATAGCCCATCTATTGCTGCT GTTGTCGCCTCCCAAGACTGGCCAGAAGTTACTAAATATGCAGGATTGGTGTGCGCTCAGCCTCGAAGACAAGAACTAATTCAGGATCTATATAGAACCTGGAAAGATCCTCGAAGGGGCACACTAAATGGGGGCATGATCAG AGAGCTTCTGTTGTCATTCAAGAAGTCTACTGGACAGAAACCATCGAGAATAATATTCTACCG GGATGGAGTCAGTGATGGGCAGTTTTACCAGGTTCTACTGTATGAACTTGATGCAATTCGCAAG GCTTGTGCTTCCCTTGAACCGAATTACCAGCCACCAGTTACTTTCATTGTTGTCCAAAAGCGCCATCATACACGGCTCTTTGCAAACAACCACAATGATAAAAGCAACATAGACAGGAGTGGGAACGTCTTACCTG GTACGGTTGTGGATACTAAGATATGTCATCCTACCGAGTTTGACTTCTATCTGTGCAGTCATGCCGGAATTCAG GGAACCAGTCGACCAGCACATTATCATGTCCTCTGGGATGAGAATAATTTTACGGCAGACGAAATCCAGTCCCTGACAAACAACCTTTGTTACAC GTATGCTAGGTGTACTCGATCTGTATCTGTAG TGCCTCCTGCATATTATGCACATCTGGCAGCCTACAGAGCTCGATTTTACATGGATCCTGAGGTTCACGAGAGCGCTTCCCGCAACACTACTCATTCAGCTGTGCGGCCTCTTCCAGCATTgaaagaaaaagtgaagaaTGTGATGTTTTATTGCTAG
- the LOC113775071 gene encoding DELLA protein GAI-like: MGPEGSSITSSSGSSSSCSAAARAPDHHHHHQIDQLLAGAGYSVRSSQLHQVAHRLECLENVMVHNQNIPTHLPIQYHLANDVVHYNPSDLSSWVDNLLSELHQLQPGSSASSSGLPPCPGNYESTGWSPSEFHAPPPPRNGNGNESENQQPQEVLSHVLHQMDQEDSSIQLVHVLISCAESVQCGNLPLAGSLIADLQALLTRVNTACGIGKVAGYFIDALSRRIFTAVPPGAASFMSCWASEDEILYHHFYEAAPYLKFAHFTANQAILEAFQGHDCVHVVDFNLMQGLQWPALIQALALRPGGPPLLRLTGIGPPFPDGRDSLCVIGLRLAGLARSVNVKFAFRGVAASRLEDVKPWMLEADPNEAVAVNSILQLHKLLGPDQVHGSSSVEQVLAWIRGLNPKIVTVVEQEASHNQAEFLDRFTEALYYYSTMFDSLEACSNRADNVLAEIYMQKEICNIVCCEDSARVERHEPLAKWKARLKGAGFKPLYLGSNAFKQASMLLTLFSAEGYCIEESEGCLTLGWHSRPLIAASAWQPVSD; the protein is encoded by the coding sequence ATGGGCCCAGAAGGATCCTCCATAACCAGCAGCAGTGGCAGCTCGTCATCATGCTCCGCGGCCGCCAGAGCACCTGATCATCACCATCATCATCAGATCGACCAGCTTCTGGCCGGAGCTGGGTACTCGGTCCGCTCCTCCCAGCTCCACCAAGTGGCCCACCGCCTCGAATGTCTGGAGAATGTCATGGTCCACAACCAGAACATCCCCACCCACCTCCCCATACAATATCATCTGGCCAACGACGTCGTGCACTACAATCCCTCTGACCTCTCTTCATGGGTCGACAATTTGCTGTCGGAGCTCCACCAACTCCAACCCGGTTCATCAGCATCATCTTCAGGTCTCCCGCCGTGTCCTGGTAATTATGAATCCACCGGGTGGTCTCCGTCTGAATTCCATGCGCCGCCGCCTCCTCGGAACGGGAACGGGAACGAGAGCGAGAATCAGCAGCCCCAGGAGGTTCTATCCCATGTCTTGCACCAAATGGACCAGGAAGATTCCAGCATTCAGTTAGTCCACGTGTTGATTAGCTGTGCGGAGTCTGTCCAGTGTGGCAACCTCCCGTTGGCTGGTTCCTTGATAGCAGATTTACAGGCGCTGCTTACACGTGTCAACACTGCATGTGGTATTGGAAAAGTGGCTGGCTATTTCATCGACGCCCTGAGCCGCCGGATATTCACGGCGGTGCCTCCAGGAGCCGCCAGCTTCATGAGCTGCTGGGCATCTGAGGATGAGATTCTGTATCATCATTTCTACGAAGCGGCTCCTTACTTAAAATTTGCTCATTTCACGGCCAACCAGGCGATATTGGAAGCCTTTCAGGGCCACGATTGCGTCCATGTCGTTGACTTTAATCTAATGCAAGGCTTGCAATGGCCGGCTCTAATCCAAGCCTTGGCTCTCCGCCCCGGTGGGCCGCCGTTGCTACGGCTGACTGGGATTGGCCCGCCATTTCCTGATGGGCGCGATTCTCTATGCGTAATTGGGTTGAGATTAGCCGGATTGGCTCGCTCGGTGAACGTCAAGTTTGCCTTTCGTGGGGTGGCAGCTTCGCGGCTTGAAGATGTCAAGCCATGGATGTTAGAAGCCGACCCGAATGAAGCCGTTGCGGTAAATTCGATCCTGCAGCTCCACAAACTACTCGGGCCGGATCAAGTTCATGGATCATCATCAGTGGAACAGGTTCTGGCCTGGATCCGGGGCTTGAACCCGAAAATCGTGACCGTCGTGGAGCAAGAAGCTAGTCACAACCAAGCCGAATTTTTAGATCGATTTACTGAAGCCCTGTACTATTATTCAACGATGTTTGACTCGCTGGAAGCTTGTTCAAATCGGGCTGATAATGTTTTAGCCGAGATATACATGCAAAAAGAGATATGTAACATAGTGTGTTGTGAGGATTCAGCCCGGGTGGAAAGACACGAGCCCTTAGCCAAATGGAAAGCTCGACTGAAGGGGGCTGGCTTCAAGCCACTGTATTTGGGATCCAACGCATTTAAGCAAGCCAGTATGCTATTGACATTATTTTCAGCTGAGGGATACTGTATAGAAGAAAGTGAGGGGTGTCTAACGCTGGGCTGGCATAGCCGGCCCCTCATTGCAGCTTCGGCTTGGCAACCGGTATCTGACTGA